From the Takifugu flavidus isolate HTHZ2018 chromosome 12, ASM371156v2, whole genome shotgun sequence genome, one window contains:
- the zgc:174895 gene encoding adenine phosphoribosyltransferase, with amino-acid sequence MDVLAVPADRWRGWYLSLMAPNIKGPMFAWLDPSRLYCNPQALADCVQDLLRPFHDDTIDLVAGIDAMGFILGASAAITLGKGFLVLRKAGHLCVATQSQSYSDYTGKEKTMEVRVDVLKPGMRVLLIDQWIETGGTMKAAIQLVEKQGATVAGVAAVAIENSEGGKWIKEHYKASHCIPEELQGQLDRRNLDFFKGPNN; translated from the exons ATGGATGTGCTGGCTGTTcctgcagacagatggagaggaTGGTACTTGTCCCTGATGGCGCCCAATATAAAAGGGCCAATGTTTGCCTGGTTGGACCCATCCAGACTTTACTGCAACCCTCAG GCTCTTGCAGACTGTGTCCAAGATCTTCTCCGGCCGTTCCATGATGACACCATTGACCTGGTGGCTGGGATCGATGCTATGGGCTTCATCCTCG GGGCATCTGCAGCCATCACCCTTGGAAAAGGTTTTCTGGTGCTCCGGAAAGCAGGACACTTGTGCGTAGCAACACAGAGCCAAAGCTACAGTGACTACACAGGCAAAGAAAAGACTATGGAAGTAAGAGTGGATGTGCTAAAACCAG GTATGAGGGTCCTGCTGATCGACCAGTGGATAGAGACGGGAGGCACGATGAAGGCTGCCATCCAGCTGGTGGAGAAGCAGGGGGCTACAGTCGCAG GAGTGGCAGCTGTGGCCATCGAGAACTCCGAAGGGGGAAAATGGATCAAAGAGCATTACAAAGCTTCCCACTGCATCCCTGAAGAACTGCAGGGTCAACTGGACAGGAGGAATCTTGATTTCTTTAAAGGCCCTAACAACTga